In the Gammaproteobacteria bacterium genome, one interval contains:
- a CDS encoding diguanylate cyclase, with protein sequence MTSTPSRTGTDALPTDHRAVVLLVDDQAMIAEGIRRMLADEGDIEFHYCGDPHAAVATAECLRATIILQDLVMPEMDGMALLHAYREDPATSDIPVVVLSSKDDPTIKSEAFSKGANDYLVKLPDKVELVARIRAHSRSYLAQLQRDIAYQALHDLQQQLKNSNARLEESNRELQRLSSLDGLTGIANRRQFDTMLDLEWQRALRHCTQLALLMIDIDFFKAFNDSYGHQAGDDCLKAVAATLDRIAHRPSDVVARYGGEEFAVILPETDADGARHVATQMCQAVAHLDVRHAASKVADRISLSIGIAARSPRGGEDPDRLLTAADDALYRAKKDGRNRIVVAACDDQDEAGSKRNQARS encoded by the coding sequence ATGACCTCCACCCCCAGCCGCACTGGAACCGACGCCCTGCCCACCGACCACCGGGCGGTCGTGCTGCTGGTCGACGATCAGGCCATGATCGCCGAGGGTATCCGGCGCATGCTCGCCGACGAAGGTGATATCGAATTCCATTACTGCGGCGACCCGCACGCGGCCGTCGCGACCGCCGAGTGTCTGCGGGCCACCATCATCCTGCAGGATCTGGTCATGCCGGAAATGGATGGCATGGCACTGCTGCACGCCTACCGCGAAGACCCGGCCACCAGCGACATCCCGGTGGTGGTACTGTCCAGCAAGGACGACCCGACCATCAAGAGCGAGGCCTTCAGCAAGGGTGCCAACGACTACTTGGTCAAACTGCCAGACAAGGTGGAACTGGTGGCGCGCATCCGCGCCCATTCGCGCAGCTATCTCGCCCAGTTGCAACGCGATATCGCCTATCAGGCCCTGCACGATCTGCAGCAGCAGCTGAAGAACAGCAATGCGCGACTCGAGGAGAGCAACCGCGAGCTGCAACGCCTGTCGTCGCTGGACGGTCTGACCGGTATCGCCAACCGCCGCCAGTTCGACACGATGCTCGATCTCGAATGGCAGCGCGCGCTGCGCCACTGTACGCAACTTGCGTTGCTGATGATCGATATCGACTTCTTCAAGGCGTTCAACGACAGCTATGGGCATCAGGCGGGTGACGACTGCCTGAAGGCGGTCGCCGCGACGCTCGATCGGATTGCGCATCGTCCGTCGGATGTGGTGGCGCGCTACGGCGGGGAGGAATTCGCCGTGATCCTGCCGGAGACGGACGCCGACGGTGCGCGGCACGTGGCCACTCAGATGTGTCAGGCTGTCGCCCACCTGGACGTACGTCACGCCGCCTCCAAGGTCGCGGACCGCATCTCGCTCAGCATCGGCATCGCCGCACGCAGCCCGCGCGGCGGCGAGGACCCTGACAGGCTGCTCACCGCCGCCGACGATGCCCTGTATCGCGCCAAGAAAGACGGCCGCAACCGGATCGTGGTGGCCGCCTGCGACGACCAGGACGAAGCCGGCTCGAAGCGCAACCAGGCACGTTCCTAA